The following proteins are co-located in the Dehalococcoides mccartyi 195 genome:
- a CDS encoding NTP transferase domain-containing protein — MNLIITGEVGSGKSSHCQRYARYLREYGFKTGGIICHPVFQEDTKTGYTVTDIRTSAEAVFSLTNPPADFQGEKVGRYSILQSGLDFACNAIKEALRTGYEVIFLDEMGHLEIAGKGLAGQARLAYRKAPYTVSVVRKSLLQKFLAAFAPEESENIFVIQDIEADPDIHPAFFKTPPAKTDISCIILAGGKSKRMGRDKISATLDSQTLLERAVANLNGYGREILVVTAYGQADAKIQPLPGIKIVRDILPEKGPLAGIYSGLKASKSQFNLVVGCDMPFLNRALLEYMKDQVAGFEAVVPRLGQKPEPLHAIYSKSAGEKALSLLSQGKLAVSDLLARLHTRYIEEPEINRFDPEHRSFFNINRPEDLDTARDIAANKKAVSG; from the coding sequence GTGAACCTTATTATCACCGGAGAAGTGGGCAGCGGAAAAAGCTCACATTGCCAGAGATATGCCCGGTACCTGCGGGAGTACGGTTTTAAAACCGGCGGCATTATCTGCCACCCTGTGTTTCAGGAAGACACCAAAACAGGTTACACGGTTACCGATATCCGCACTTCGGCAGAGGCTGTTTTCAGCCTGACTAACCCTCCGGCTGATTTCCAGGGTGAAAAGGTTGGCAGATACTCTATCCTCCAAAGCGGGCTTGATTTCGCCTGTAACGCCATCAAGGAAGCTCTCCGGACTGGCTATGAGGTTATTTTCCTGGATGAAATGGGACACCTGGAGATAGCCGGCAAGGGGCTGGCCGGACAAGCCCGTCTGGCTTACCGGAAAGCACCTTATACTGTCTCCGTAGTCCGCAAATCCCTGCTTCAAAAGTTTCTGGCCGCCTTCGCCCCGGAGGAGTCCGAAAATATTTTTGTCATACAGGATATAGAGGCCGACCCGGATATACACCCCGCCTTTTTTAAAACCCCGCCTGCCAAGACGGATATAAGCTGCATTATACTGGCAGGCGGCAAAAGCAAGCGCATGGGCAGGGATAAAATTAGCGCCACCTTAGATTCGCAAACCCTGCTGGAAAGGGCGGTAGCTAACCTTAACGGTTACGGGCGGGAAATTCTGGTGGTTACCGCTTACGGCCAGGCAGATGCAAAAATACAGCCGCTACCCGGCATAAAAATAGTGCGGGATATCCTGCCGGAAAAAGGGCCTCTGGCCGGTATTTACAGCGGTCTTAAGGCCTCAAAATCCCAGTTTAATCTGGTGGTAGGCTGCGATATGCCCTTCCTCAACCGGGCTCTGCTGGAGTATATGAAAGACCAGGTGGCAGGCTTTGAGGCTGTCGTACCCAGACTTGGGCAAAAACCTGAACCCCTGCATGCCATTTACTCTAAATCAGCCGGTGAAAAAGCCCTTAGCCTGTTAAGCCAGGGCAAATTGGCCGTCAGTGATTTACTTGCCCGCCTGCACACAAGATATATAGAAGAACCTGAGATTAACCGCTTTGACCCCGAACACCGCAGTTTTTTCAATATCAACCGCCCCGAAGACCTGGACACAGCCAGAGACATAGCCGCAAACAAAAAAGCTGTTTCCGGCTAA
- a CDS encoding FeoA family protein, with product MERLPLGLVKSGLTAVIRDIHGSEHLKQELLEQGLVDGCRVKVVKNDTGGPLIISVNDTRLALGRGVALQVLVEEADSIKKFSHELGITNLCGTALCKEVGK from the coding sequence ATGGAAAGATTGCCGCTTGGTCTGGTCAAGTCCGGTTTGACGGCTGTCATCAGGGATATCCACGGTAGCGAGCACCTGAAACAGGAGCTGCTTGAGCAGGGACTGGTAGACGGCTGCCGGGTAAAAGTAGTGAAGAACGATACGGGCGGGCCGCTCATTATATCTGTTAATGACACCCGTTTAGCCCTGGGACGCGGGGTTGCCCTGCAGGTATTGGTTGAAGAGGCTGACAGTATAAAAAAATTTAGCCATGAGTTAGGTATTACTAACTTATGCGGCACAGCCCTCTGCAAAGAGGTGGGGAAATGA
- a CDS encoding DtxR family transcriptional regulator: MTDISAITPAMQDYLETMLSLSESVNEIRVTDIAAKLSIAKATVTQGIEYLKKHGLVLQEKYGPVELTASGKAMAVEVRWRHRKLKQFLTEVLSVDAKIAEKDACLMEHVVSKHTMNRLMHFLESTDCMNCAKNVSQKHTPAINNLSRVQSNKETNPMETKPIRALNELKVGERGRVIRIASDKALKSRVLDMGVTPGAEIKMEGHAPMGDPVEVDVKGYHLTLRKDEAAQIYVEVGA, from the coding sequence ATGACTGACATAAGCGCAATTACTCCGGCCATGCAGGACTACCTGGAGACAATGCTGTCCCTGTCTGAGTCTGTAAATGAAATCCGGGTGACGGATATTGCCGCCAAACTTAGCATAGCCAAAGCCACCGTAACCCAGGGGATAGAATACCTGAAAAAACACGGGCTGGTGCTTCAGGAAAAATATGGTCCGGTAGAGCTTACCGCCAGCGGCAAAGCTATGGCCGTGGAAGTGCGCTGGAGACACCGCAAGCTAAAACAGTTCCTGACCGAAGTGCTCAGCGTTGATGCCAAAATAGCCGAAAAGGATGCCTGCCTCATGGAGCACGTTGTCAGCAAGCACACCATGAACCGCCTGATGCATTTTCTGGAATCAACCGATTGCATGAACTGTGCTAAAAATGTCAGTCAAAAACATACTCCCGCTATAAATAATTTGAGCCGAGTGCAAAGTAACAAGGAGACTAACCCTATGGAAACGAAACCAATCAGAGCTCTAAATGAGCTCAAGGTCGGAGAACGGGGGCGGGTAATCCGCATTGCCTCTGACAAGGCGCTGAAAAGCCGTGTCCTTGACATGGGCGTTACCCCCGGTGCAGAGATTAAAATGGAAGGTCACGCCCCTATGGGTGACCCGGTAGAAGTAGATGTAAAAGGCTATCACCTGACCCTGAGAAAAGACGAGGCCGCTCAAATCTATGTGGAGGTGGGCGCCTGA
- a CDS encoding ferritin family protein has product MPEFGTPFSGLAKSQPLSNEELIRAIRFMVAAEYEAIQLYLQLAESTTNRLAIEVLRDIANEEKVHAGEFLRLLKELAPDEESFYADGAKEVEEEIEKHKK; this is encoded by the coding sequence ATGCCAGAGTTTGGAACACCTTTTTCAGGATTGGCCAAAAGCCAGCCCCTAAGCAATGAAGAACTTATCCGGGCAATAAGGTTTATGGTAGCGGCCGAATACGAAGCCATTCAGTTATACCTGCAATTGGCCGAATCCACTACCAACAGGCTTGCCATAGAAGTACTCAGAGATATTGCCAATGAAGAAAAAGTACACGCAGGTGAATTCCTCAGACTTCTCAAAGAACTTGCACCTGACGAAGAATCCTTTTACGCCGACGGGGCTAAAGAAGTAGAAGAAGAGATAGAAAAACACAAGAAATAA
- the feoB gene encoding ferrous iron transport protein B codes for MINSKSIVVALAGNPNCGKTTVFNNLTGARQHVGNWPGKTVEKKEGRFSFGGREIQVVDLPGAYSLGAYSEDEIIARDFVLLEKPDIVVNVLDSTNLERNLYLSVQMMEMGARVVLALNMYDEVSAKQIKIDTAELSKRLDIPVIPTTACRKEGMKELVTAALNQSGSNNREPLKIDYGREVEAELSALAQTIKTIPSLADKFIPRWLAIKILEGDQNIWKVIGKYGQTGQLVAQRDASVKRLEDKLGEDMASLIAARRYQFISQVLTGIVVKPSSQKQSFSDKLDRILTHRLLGIPVFFLAMFAVFQLTFALGSPLADLVDQLFGWLGGVVSTGLTAISAPDFVTSLAVDGIIGGVGSVIVFLPNIILLFLALSLLEDSGYMARATYVMDRFMHKLGLHGKSFMPLILGFGCNVPAIMATRTLGNRNDRLITILINPLMSCTARLPVYVLFAGAFFSANQGIIIFSLYLLGIILAIIMGMLFKKFLFKGESSHFVMELPPYRIPTLRSTLTNMWDRSYTFLRKMGTIILAVVVLVWVLSNLPFGVEYASQESILGRIGSFIAPVFAPAGFGFWEAGIALLFGILAKEVVVGTLGVVYGVEEAGLTAAIAGSWTALSAYSFMTMTLLYIPCIAAIAAIKRETNSWKWTSFAIGYSIILGWVVAVLIYQVGRLLGLG; via the coding sequence ATGATTAACAGCAAATCAATTGTGGTTGCGCTGGCGGGCAATCCCAACTGCGGAAAGACAACTGTATTCAACAACCTTACCGGTGCCCGCCAGCACGTGGGCAACTGGCCCGGTAAGACAGTTGAAAAGAAAGAAGGACGCTTTAGCTTCGGCGGCCGGGAAATACAGGTCGTAGACCTGCCGGGCGCTTACAGCCTGGGAGCTTATTCCGAAGACGAAATTATAGCCCGGGATTTTGTCCTGCTGGAGAAGCCGGATATTGTGGTAAACGTGCTGGATTCAACTAATCTGGAACGTAACCTGTACCTGAGCGTCCAGATGATGGAGATGGGAGCCCGGGTAGTGCTGGCCCTGAATATGTACGACGAAGTCAGCGCCAAACAGATAAAAATAGACACCGCTGAGCTTTCCAAGCGGCTGGACATACCGGTAATACCCACTACGGCTTGCCGCAAAGAAGGTATGAAAGAACTGGTAACAGCCGCTCTTAATCAATCCGGGTCTAATAACCGCGAGCCGCTAAAAATAGACTACGGCAGGGAGGTTGAGGCGGAGCTTAGCGCTCTGGCCCAGACCATTAAGACTATTCCGAGTCTGGCAGATAAGTTTATTCCCCGCTGGCTGGCAATCAAAATCCTGGAAGGCGACCAGAATATCTGGAAGGTTATCGGCAAGTACGGCCAGACCGGCCAGCTGGTGGCACAGCGGGATGCCTCCGTCAAACGCTTGGAAGATAAACTGGGTGAAGACATGGCTTCCCTGATTGCCGCACGCCGTTACCAGTTCATCAGCCAGGTTCTGACGGGAATTGTGGTTAAACCGTCCAGCCAGAAGCAGTCTTTCTCGGATAAACTTGACCGGATACTGACCCACCGCCTGCTGGGTATTCCCGTTTTCTTCCTGGCAATGTTTGCGGTTTTTCAGCTGACCTTTGCCCTGGGTTCTCCGCTGGCAGATTTGGTTGACCAGCTTTTCGGCTGGCTCGGGGGGGTGGTCAGCACAGGTCTGACAGCTATTTCCGCCCCGGATTTTGTCACCTCGCTGGCGGTAGACGGTATTATCGGCGGGGTGGGTTCGGTGATTGTCTTCCTGCCGAATATTATCCTGCTTTTCCTGGCCCTATCACTGCTGGAAGACAGCGGCTATATGGCCCGGGCAACTTATGTCATGGACCGCTTTATGCACAAACTGGGCCTGCATGGGAAATCATTTATGCCCCTTATTCTGGGATTTGGCTGCAACGTACCGGCCATTATGGCCACCCGGACACTGGGCAACAGAAATGACCGCTTGATTACTATCTTGATTAACCCCCTGATGTCCTGTACCGCCCGGCTGCCGGTCTATGTCCTCTTTGCCGGAGCGTTTTTCAGCGCCAATCAGGGCATAATCATTTTCTCCCTGTACTTGCTGGGTATTATTCTGGCAATCATTATGGGTATGCTCTTTAAGAAATTCCTTTTCAAAGGTGAATCATCTCATTTTGTCATGGAGCTGCCGCCTTACCGCATACCCACCCTCAGGAGCACCCTTACCAATATGTGGGACCGGAGTTACACCTTCCTGCGCAAAATGGGAACTATTATTCTGGCGGTTGTAGTTCTGGTCTGGGTGCTGTCCAACCTGCCCTTCGGGGTAGAATATGCCAGCCAGGAGAGCATTCTGGGCAGGATAGGCAGCTTTATCGCACCGGTTTTTGCCCCTGCCGGCTTCGGTTTCTGGGAAGCGGGTATCGCCCTGCTCTTCGGTATTCTGGCCAAAGAGGTAGTGGTGGGGACACTGGGTGTAGTCTATGGAGTTGAGGAAGCGGGACTGACCGCCGCTATCGCCGGCTCATGGACAGCACTCTCCGCTTATTCTTTCATGACCATGACCCTGCTTTATATCCCCTGCATTGCGGCTATTGCGGCAATAAAGAGGGAGACAAACTCGTGGAAATGGACATCTTTTGCTATCGGCTACAGCATTATATTAGGCTGGGTAGTAGCAGTACTGATATACCAGGTCGGGCGGCTGCTCGGGCTGGGTTAA